The DNA sequence GCAGCGCAGTTAAAAACTTAATATTCGTCAGACCGGAACGCTCCGTCTGCTCAATAACTAGCGCATAAGATGGAATCGTGGTCTCAAAGCCGACACAGGCGATCACATACGTAAGTTCCGGGTTAGCTGCGGCCTTTTTGAGCGCTTCCTGCGGTGAGTACATGATCTCGACCCTGGCCCCGTCTGCTTTGGCTTCACTTAAAGATTTCTCCGAGCCCGGCACTTTCATCATATCGCCAAAGGTAAGCAGCACACAGTTCGGTGTTAAGGCCCATTCAATGGCTTTATCAATATAGGAAGCCGGAGTTACGCACACCGGACAGCCAGGGCCGGATATAAGCCTGATCTCTGGAGAAAGCAGACTGCGTATGCCGTTTTTAAAGATTGAGGAAGTATGAGTTCCGCATACTTCCATGATTTTAAGCTCCTGATGATCGCCGGCAAGCTCTTTCAGTATCTTGTCAAGATTCATATTTCAGTGACTCCAATTCTGCAAATAACTCCAAAATCTCATCAGCAGTGTCCTTCTGAATTACTTCAATAGCACATCCTGCATGAACCAGTACGTAATCACCTGCTTGGGCATCCACCAGGGCCATATTGACATCGATAATATTTCCCTGGAAATCAACCTTGCCGGTAAAATCGTTTACTTCCACTACTTTTCCAGGAACAGCCACACACATTTCGTTCACCACCCTGTTTAAATGCCGCTAGTAGTTATTCTATTACGGTTCACCTAAAAAAGCAAAGAATGTCCTTAGCCTTTCCTCTGCAGCAGCCATTCCGCAACATCTTCAAAACCTTGTCCGGTTTTGGCGTTGACTTCAAAGACCGGTGCAGTTTTATTCAGCGCTCTAACACCTTTAAGAAAAAATTCATCGTTAAAATCAACATACGTTTTTAAATCACATTTCGTAAGCAAAATCACATCAGCTTTTTCAAAAGCCAAAGGATATTTATATGGCTTATCGCTGCCCTCGGCTGCTGAACAAATCAGCATTTTGATATGCTCACCAATTTGGAATTCTGCCGGGCAGACCAAATTACCAATATTTTCAATGAACAACAGGCCGGGCTTGTCGAAAGACAATCCGTCCAAGGAACTCTGGATCGTAGGTGCATCCAGATGACATGCTCCATTCGTGTTGATCTGGATCGCTTCAATACCTAACTCTTTAAGCTTGACCGTGTCAATATCCGATTCGATATCTCCTTCGATCACATATACTTTATTTTCGGAAAGCTGCTGGATTAGATTAATAATGCTCGAAGTCTTTCCTGCTCCGGGAGCCCCCATGATATTAACAACAAAGACTCCCATCTCGCCCAGTTTTTCCTGCGTCGCAAAGGCTATCCTGTCATTTTCATCAAAAATGTTCTGGACAACCTGAATTTCTTTTTCAGCCACTTAAGGCCCCCCTTTTTATTCTGTTTCTATTTCTATATCTTTAACATAGAATTCTTTTCCAATGTTTGTTGGCATGCCATCATTGCCGCAGTCAGGGCAGGCAAAAGAAAACGGCTGACGCGCATAATGAATATTGCAGTCCGGGCAGTACCACTTGGCTTTAATATTCTCCATTTCGAGAACAGCCCCCTCGCAGAGCGTGTCTTTCGAAATAATGTCAAAATACATCTGAATGGATTCGCCAATAAAGCCGGACTGTTCCCCGACAACCAAGGTAATGCGCGTAATACTACGCGCATTATTCTCCTTGGCTTTTTCAGAAGCAATTTTTATGATTTGTTCAGTAATCGGATATTCATGCATCTTCTTCTGCTGTTCCCACCTGTGTATGATTTTCCTGAGCAGCTGTCCCGGAATTAACTTCCTGGACTACAGGCCCATATGCAGTAGACAACTTACTCGATTTATCTCTCATTGGTGCAGTATAACTTCTTTGGGTATTCAGGCAGTTTTTCGGGCATACCTGAACACAGAAATTGCAAACAATACAGCGGGTACGATCGATTTCCCACTTTTTATCGGATTTGCCGACCTCAATAGCTGTGGCCGGACATCTTTTAGAACAAATGCCGCAGAACGAGCAATTTTCTATCTTAGCCATCTCAATGCTGCCGCGCGTATTGGGATAAAACTCATTTTTGATGACCGGATACATCGCTGTAGCGGGTTTGCTGAATAAACTTTTCATAATCGTCTTATTAATAACATTAAAAGCCATGCGTCTCTCCCTACCTTTCCGTACAGCTGATACAAGGATCGATGGTCAATGCCAGCACCGGAACATCTGCAAGGTCTGCGCCTGGCAGTATTTTCAACAGCGTCGGGATATTCGCAAACGTTGGTGTTCTGACTCTGAACCTCTCCAAGTATTTTGTACCGTTGCCTTTAGCGTAGTAGAAAGTCTGACCGCGGGGCTGCTCCATACGTGAAATATATTCTCCGCTCGGATTGCCTTTTACCTTCATATCCACCTCGCCGTCAGGTATTTTCTCAATACACTGGCGAATGAGATCCAGAGACTGGTATACTTCACGCACCCGAACCACGGTGCGGGCGTAGCAGTCACCGTCTTTTTCGACGATTGGCTCAAAATTCAGATCACCGTAAGCGGCATAGCCTAAGGTACGCATATCCTGAACAACACCACTGCCCCTCAGGGTTGGACCAACGGCACCCAGATCGATCGCTTCCTGATAAGTCACGACGCCTATGCCCCTGGTTCTCTTCTGAACGGAATAGTCCCGTACAAATACATCCGTCACCGCTTTGGCTTCCTCCCCGATGTCTTTGACAATAACTTTTATTCTATTCAATGTGTCGTTGTCAATATCCTTCCAGACCCCGCCAATTTTACATACACTAAATATAACCCTGCCGCCGGTGGTCTCTTCAAAAATATCGAGTACTTTCTCCCGGATCCGCCAGCAATGCATAAACAGGCTTTCAAAGCCATAAGCATCGGCCATGAGACCGAGCCAGAGCAAGTGGCTGTGTACCCTGGAAAGTTCCGCCCAGATGGTACGCAGATATTTGGCACGGGGCGGAATGTCCACACCCATCATGCCTTCCAGCGTCTGGGCATAGGACTGTCCGTGAATAAAACTGCAAATCCCGCAGATACGTTCAATGACATAAATCATTTCATTAAAATCTCTTTTTTCAACCAGCTTTTCCAAGCCCCTGTGCACAAACCCGATCGAAGGAACTGCGCCAACTACTTTCTCATCTTCCATAATAAGATCGAGATGGAGCGGTTCAGGCAGTACCGGATGCTGAGGGCCAAATGGAATTATTGTTCGCTCACCCATATTACCATCCCTCTCCTATTCTTTCATATCTGCGGCAGTTATGTTGAATGGCTGCTTAACTGCCGTCTCGTAAAATGTCCCCTGAAAATCAACCGCCATTCCACTGACATTGATACCATAGAGATCATGAATCTCGTTTTCATAAAGAAACGCGGCAAAATACACATCACTGATACTCGGAATAGTATCGCCAGACTGGACATCCAATCTCAGATTTTCCAAAGTCAAATCAAGCTTTTCAAACGAATAAAGCAAATACATTTCCGATGGCGTTTTGGTACAGCAGATTTGGATCAGGCGATACCCATTCTGCAGATACTGCTTCGCACGATCAACAAGCTCTTCAGCTGTAACCGGATTAATGATACGTTCCGTCATCTATTTCGCCACCTTCCTCAAGTTCTGATATTTTTCCTCAAGAACTCCCAAAGCCTGAACGACACCGTCAATGATTGCTTCAGGTCTGGCAGCACACCCAGGGACATACACGTCTACCGGAATGACGTTATCGATTCCGCCCTGGACATTGTAGCATTCACGGAAGATTCCTCCGGAAGTAGCACAGGCTCCGATCGCCACAACAACTTTCGGATCCGCCATCTGGTTATAAATATTTTTAATGACCTCTTTATTTTGTTCATTGACAGATCCTGTCACGACGAAAATATCGGCATGCTTTGGATTGCCAATATTCAGAACGCCAAAACGCTCGACATCATATAAAGGCGTCAGACAAGCCAGTACTTCGATGTCACAGCCATTG is a window from the Dehalobacter sp. DCA genome containing:
- a CDS encoding hydrogenase large subunit; this translates as MGERTIIPFGPQHPVLPEPLHLDLIMEDEKVVGAVPSIGFVHRGLEKLVEKRDFNEMIYVIERICGICSFIHGQSYAQTLEGMMGVDIPPRAKYLRTIWAELSRVHSHLLWLGLMADAYGFESLFMHCWRIREKVLDIFEETTGGRVIFSVCKIGGVWKDIDNDTLNRIKVIVKDIGEEAKAVTDVFVRDYSVQKRTRGIGVVTYQEAIDLGAVGPTLRGSGVVQDMRTLGYAAYGDLNFEPIVEKDGDCYARTVVRVREVYQSLDLIRQCIEKIPDGEVDMKVKGNPSGEYISRMEQPRGQTFYYAKGNGTKYLERFRVRTPTFANIPTLLKILPGADLADVPVLALTIDPCISCTER
- a CDS encoding NADH-quinone oxidoreductase subunit B family protein, which produces MSYLPKSPWLVHYDASSCNGCDIEVLACLTPLYDVERFGVLNIGNPKHADIFVVTGSVNEQNKEVIKNIYNQMADPKVVVAIGACATSGGIFRECYNVQGGIDNVIPVDVYVPGCAARPEAIIDGVVQALGVLEEKYQNLRKVAK
- the hypB gene encoding hydrogenase nickel incorporation protein HypB yields the protein MAEKEIQVVQNIFDENDRIAFATQEKLGEMGVFVVNIMGAPGAGKTSSIINLIQQLSENKVYVIEGDIESDIDTVKLKELGIEAIQINTNGACHLDAPTIQSSLDGLSFDKPGLLFIENIGNLVCPAEFQIGEHIKMLICSAAEGSDKPYKYPLAFEKADVILLTKCDLKTYVDFNDEFFLKGVRALNKTAPVFEVNAKTGQGFEDVAEWLLQRKG
- a CDS encoding 4Fe-4S binding protein codes for the protein MAFNVINKTIMKSLFSKPATAMYPVIKNEFYPNTRGSIEMAKIENCSFCGICSKRCPATAIEVGKSDKKWEIDRTRCIVCNFCVQVCPKNCLNTQRSYTAPMRDKSSKLSTAYGPVVQEVNSGTAAQENHTQVGTAEEDA
- a CDS encoding HypC/HybG/HupF family hydrogenase formation chaperone yields the protein MCVAVPGKVVEVNDFTGKVDFQGNIIDVNMALVDAQAGDYVLVHAGCAIEVIQKDTADEILELFAELESLKYES
- the hypA gene encoding hydrogenase maturation nickel metallochaperone HypA; translated protein: MHEYPITEQIIKIASEKAKENNARSITRITLVVGEQSGFIGESIQMYFDIISKDTLCEGAVLEMENIKAKWYCPDCNIHYARQPFSFACPDCGNDGMPTNIGKEFYVKDIEIETE
- a CDS encoding NADH-quinone oxidoreductase subunit C, whose protein sequence is MTERIINPVTAEELVDRAKQYLQNGYRLIQICCTKTPSEMYLLYSFEKLDLTLENLRLDVQSGDTIPSISDVYFAAFLYENEIHDLYGINVSGMAVDFQGTFYETAVKQPFNITAADMKE